The following is a genomic window from Zalophus californianus isolate mZalCal1 chromosome 10, mZalCal1.pri.v2, whole genome shotgun sequence.
CGGGCAGAAGGGCTGACACAGCTTTCCTTCACACCAGGCCCCTGTTGCTTTGAACAACGTGGCCTTTCTGAACAACAGAAAACTTGGCCAGAACACGCCTTGTGCTGTCCTTTGTTCTTGCCGCAGTGACCTCCTGGGGAAGACAGTGACAAAGTGCCATGCATCCAATTGAAGTGTCAGTCACCTGTCTCCCGGGAGTTGGGAGTGGACCATGCCTGTGGGGCGTGCACCCTCAGCCACCTTCCAGGTGAGCCTGCGGTGAGCACTGATGGCGGCCCCAGGACCGGCTCTCTATGCCATCACCTGCTGGACCGCCACTTGGTCTGGGGAGCAGCTCTGGTGCCCACAGTGCATTTTCTTGATCAGCCGCCGGAGTTTGCTGGGGAAGTTTCTGTTGATGTAGCGGTAAAGAAGTGGCATCACGGAGCTGCTGGAGAAGGCCAGGAATCTCGACAAGTCCTTAGCAAAGAGCAGAATCCCCAGGTGGTGCCCATCCATGGGCTTCCCCCGCAAGGCGAGCAACGTGTGCCCCAGGAGGGTCAGGTAGTGAGGCGTCCAGAGCCCAAACTGCGTGCACACGGTGGCCACCAGAAGCCTGTGCACTGAGGGGTCCAGCCTCCCCGCATCCTGGTCAAGGGGCGTGTCTTCCTTCCGGATCCTTGAGATGAGCGCAAGCGCATAGAGCACGGCCAGGGTGGGGACCAGATACCCAATGAATACCATGATGGCGTCAGCAGCCTCTGTGTCCTGCATCTTGGAGCACTCGACGATCCTGGCCGCCACGTGGCTGCAGATGTAgaacagcagggaggagaagCTGGTGAGCAGGGCCCCGCCCCAGACAAAGCCGCACACGTGCCTGGTGTTGTAGACGCTGGACATGTAGGTGCGTGGCAGAGCCCGCTCGATGTAGTAGTCGAGGCTGAGCAGGGCCGTGGAGTACATGGTCACCAGGGAGGAGACGTTGAACAGCACCAGCAGTGTGATGTGGGCCTCGCTGCTGAAGCCCCACAGGGCCCACCCGGAGGCGCTGGGGCCCAGCAGGTGCACAGGTGCCAGGACGCTGAGCACCAGGCCTGCCACGGCCATGTTCACGAAGTAGACGTCGGGCATGGTCATGCTGCTCTGGTCGTACAGGTTGACCAGGACGAGCAGGGCGTTGTAGCCCAGGCCCACGGGGACGCCGATGACCAAGTagagcagagagaagacagacagGACCACGTAGAAGTGCTGGCAGAGGAGCTGGTCCTCCACGCTGCCCGTGCCGTTGAGCGGGCCACAGCTCCACATGGCGGCAGCGGCGGGGCTGTGTGGGAGGAAGCAGCGCAACGTTAGACCCAGGCCTGCGGACCCCTCCGAAATGCAGACAGAGGTGGCGCAGGGAGAGAGCCTCGCTCCTTAAACTAGCACAGGACAGTCAGAGACGAAAATTCTGTCCTGAGCACGTGTGTTTCCTGTGAAAGCGAAGGTGCCGTCCCATGGCTGTCCTAAGTCCTGAGCTGGGCCAGCGAGGTCACGATGCTGCACTAATCTTACCGACCGCGGTGAGTCTCCCTAAGCCTGCTTCTGAGAGAAATCTGAGCAACGGATGATTTGCCCAAGATGCTGCTGGGAAGTCGCTCCCAGCCTGCTTCGTGGCTCCTCCTGGGTCCCGGCTTCTCTGTGCGGGGAGATGGCCACGCTGGAggacctcccccaaccccaccgtGCCCTCACCGCTCTGCCTGGGCTACATGGCCTTGAGTCCACGTAACCCCCTCCTGTTCAGCCTCTTCACTGAAAGTGGGTTGGAAAGACAGGTGCCTATGGGGCCAATGGCCCGTCAGCCAGGGCGGCACCTGCACAGCGCTCGGGGCTGGGATGCGTTCTGACGAGGCCTTCCTGTGACAGGGGGACCCTCCACAGCCACCTGGGTGAGAAAAGCAGCCTCTCTGCCGCGCAGGCAGGCCATAGCCTTGCCCGGACCCTTCTCAGCATGCATGGGAATTGTGTACCCGCCTTCCACACCTACGCCTGTGGTCTGGTGGCCAGAGACCCATCCTGTCTCTCGTGGCACCCAGGCTGCACCAGCAGGCGGCACCGCCAACCCCGTGAGCAGGCGCGGGTGCACACGTGGGCAGCTGCACAAGCTGGTGTGTGTGACCGAGGTGCGCCGTGAGCTGAGCTGGGAGAGCAGGAGGCGCTAAGCCAGGCAGGGGAGACTGGAAGTGGGGCTGGCTGCCACGGGCTGAGACGCTCGTGCCTTCATCCCCACAGGGCCATCGCGGGGTCCCAGTGAGGCCATGCCCACGGGAATTGTCGTGGATCCTGGGGTTCCCTGGGGGGACATGCTCcctgtgggggtggtggggaggagctcCACCCTGCCAAGGCGCCCGTACCCAGAGAGACGGACGGGGTGGGCCTTCGGTCCCAGTGCCCTCACCCAGCCTCGGAGGCAGTGCCCAGGCGGAGTGCAACCCAGTGGCCTGTGTTCTAGCGCTTGGGAGGCCTGGCTACACAGGTGGCCGAGAGAACCCACAATGTGAGGAAAGAACACTCTTCACCAATGTCAGTTCTCTGGAGGAAAACCTTACTTTCCAAACTGTAGTTTGGTCCAACCTGATCTCCTGCTCTCAGAACAAGAAATCCTCTTGGGCAAGCACATACAAAGCAAACATTTGTTTCCCAGGCTTAGGGACAGGGATCAGCCAGCCCTGCTGCCCATGGAGGGGCTCgggggccaggccctgcccacaccAGCTGCAGGCCGGAGCCTGGcgtgggggggtgaggggtgacATGGAGAAAGGACTCTGTGACCAGAGACCTTTACCCACTGTTCTGCCTCGCCCTGCCCCACCCGGGCCAGTGGGGCGATGGGGGGTTAACAGTGAAGGAAATGGGAGGCCGGGGGCCCCCACAACAGGAGTGTGTCTGCACCGGAGTCCCCCAGCATCAGACCACGGTGGGCGGGAGACCGTGCAGACGTCAGGGACGTCAGTCAGTGGGAACGTTTTGAGGTCCTCACGAATGCCACCCAGCAGCCTGCGATGGGTGATGTGTGTCAGACGGTAGCAATACTCAGGGCCGGGCTGGGCGCAGGGCTGGCCGGGCTCCGCCCACACGTGCTGGTTACGTCACTTTTAGAAGTGTTTACTGTTACCCACTGCATGGGCCAGGTCCTAAGGTCTAGACAGTGCTCCTCAGCCTCTGGCCCTGGTGGATGCTCTGCACCCCAGGGGCCAGATGCTGGGGGAGAAGGTGGGAGCCCCGGGGCAGGTGGCGCGCTCCTAGAACACCCGTGCGTCCCACAGCTGAGGCACTGGGTCccgcaggggctggggaggggtcccTTTCATGTCATCTTTAGCTGATTACATGGCCGGTTTCcgctctccttctccttcctgaaTGCCTCCAGAGCTGGCCGTGCATctttcagtgtggcctcttctctgtcCTGAGACCCCGCCGTGCTGAACCGTGGCTCCGACAGTAACCGGGGGGCGGAGGGGGACAGTGAGCAGAGGAGGCTGCAGGGAGCTTGTCTGCCAGACTTCACTGGCCTCGAGTCCCCAGGAAACTACATTCTTGTGGCCACTGTGGACATCTTCCATCCCAGAGCATCCGTCCGTGCCGTGACCAGCTGGGCTCACGTCCTGTCCAAGGACCCGTGGGCTCTGCCTGAGATGTCCCCCCTACTCTCGTGTCCAAGCCTCTTTCCTCATGAGAGGACAGAGACGTGCCCCAGAAAGAAAGGCCCTGCGCCATCATTACAACAGGCCCTGGCTCAAGTGGGGCGCTTGCCCCCAGGAAAGGCTGGGACCCGAGGCCCCGCACTCCTGGTCCGACGCAGCCCGTCCTCCTCAGACCTGCCCTGTCGCTTCCCTCCTGCCCTCGGCGCTCCCTGCTGCTGCCTGTCCCTAGCGGCGCCCCACAGGGGCCCGCAGCCGTGCCCGCGCCTCAGGCCGCTTACCTTTATCCCGACCCCACACGTCTCTGCGCCTGGACCGCAGACCGGTGCGGGAGCGACTCGGCAGCACAGACACCGGAGAGGATCCTGCGTTTCTCTGCAAAcaacccgcccccgcccccgcccccgcgcgcTTATCGGCCGCAGCCTCCCGGCGCTGGCTTCCTGTGCGGCACTCGTGCACACTTTGCGCCTGGCCGGCGAGCACACTGCTTGTTTCCTCCAGCGAGTCACCCCGTGTCTGCCTCCCTTGGCAGACACAGCAACCCCTCCCTATCTCTGTTTACACCAGTTCCCCAGAACGGGGCTCCTGCCCAGTTGCGCCAGGTTCCTTCCCCTCTGCACCCCAGCCTGCGCTGAGCTCAGCGATGGGGCAGGTGCGACAAGGCTTGCCCAGAGTCCCCGTGGCCGTTCCTGACACCGGGGCGTGGGGCCGTGATgagttccttttttctcttgagCCAGGAAACTGAGAGGCAGCTTAGAACTATAGGCCGCACCGAGTCTCCACGGAGAGGGGCACCGGGGGCTCTTGGAAGGGGCGGCCGTGGCTGAGGACAGGCTCAGGACTGGCAGGAAGAAGGGCGGGTGGTCTCCCCCGTGTCGCTGGGGCGCACAGAGCTGCCGGCCGTGTCCCCCCAGTCAGGGGCTTGGGGAGCCACTGCCCTGACTGCCTGCGGCTGCCCCGTGGGGCCGCAGGGAAGGGCAGCTGGTGAGCGGCGCGCTGGGCTGAGAGTGGCTCCGTTCTTGGGAAATGGTCACGTGGAGCACAGTCTGTTTAGAATTTCCTTCCCAGTTCTCGTGCTTGTGTGGCCCTGGCTCGCGTGTCAGAGAGGGGCCGTATGTGTGGAGAGCAGGCGGGGGCCGCCAGTGCTGGGTCTTCGGTTGGAATAGGCCTGAGTTTCTGTTTGCTGACAGCTAGTAAATACAGAATTTATCCACTTTATTTCAAAAGCGGGAGCTCGCGTCTGTGCATAGTTGTTGTGTGCATCGAGTCGGAGGATGCCAACTGTTGGCTTTCTGTCAGCCTGACGATGACAAGCTTTGCTCTTTTGCCCCAGCATTCTTCTGGGGAAGCCAGCGACGAGGAGCCACTTTGTTTTACAAACACGGGCATGTGGTATTTGCCAAAGCAGGAGCGTTCATTCCTgtctgggaggagggggctgagaggcaggggagggaagggaacacctgggggggaggcaggggccaggtGCAGGGGTGATGCCACCATCACTGAGGCCACTGGATGGCCACGTGCCCACCTCAAGATGGGCTCACCCACGCCCTGTGCAAACCCAACATGGGTCCCTGTGAGCACTGGTGGTGGAGCCCGCTGAGCCCGGGGCTGTGGGCACGTGGCACAGGTGGGCGAGAAGCAGGTGGAGGTACTCAGGAGGCCCAGGGACAGAGACTGCACCCCCAGAACGGCCACGTGTCAGCGGGTCTGGTGAGTGAGCGAACGGTGGTCCTGTCTAACCTTAGTCACAGGCGCTTGGTGAAGCACTCACGGGTCTCGCAGCTGCTGGCTCTCATCATAGCTGACGTTCCAAAAGACacaagctgggggcggggggggggggcaccatcCTGTGCAGGCTGGGGCCGCTGCCTGTCATTCTGCACCTGGGAGCCAGGCGGATGCCCCCGAGCCCCCAAGCCTGCCCTCCGGAGGACCTCTGGTGGGGGCTGGTCCCGGCCTGCCTTTCTCTGGTTCCTATTTCCTCAGGGTGATCCACTTCCCTTTTGCACACTCTGGTTTTGCAAGTCCAGGAACCTGGGAACAGAAACTTCCCTCCAGGCCTTCTGGGGAGGAGGTGGTCCTGGGAACAATGGTTTGGCTCCCGCCCTCCTGCCCAGGCCTCAGACCACCTTTCCAGCTCCTGAGAAAGAGGAACTTGGCGCGCAGccggagcggggtgggggaggcgggccATTCCAGGAAGGCTGTCTCTGCAGGGGTGTGCTGGGCTCAGTGCACTCCATGGTGCCCGGCGCACCCCGCTCCACCCCTTCTCATTTGGAAATCTGCCACATTCTTCCCAGACGGCAGGATGGATAATCTAACTTCCAGGGCCCTGTCACCTGCCTTGTCCCCTCAGCGGACGGGGTCAGGGTCAGTGAGGACCCCGGTGGGCTTCTCGTCCAAGCTGGCCTTACAAAAGCAGGCCGGGCCTGTCTCCACACCTCCTCCCTAGGACCCCTGGGACCCTCCTCGCCGGagctccctgctgcctccctggctcctgggccTGCTTCCTCTTCCACGCACCCTCGAGTCTTTTCTAGAAGGGTTTGTTGGCAGAGCTGCCTGGCCTGCTCTGCCCTTCCTGTCCCCACTTCCTGCCCCTCACCAGCTCCCTCAGTGCTGctgctgcccctctgcccccctctacTGGGCCTGCCTCCAGACAGACTTACTGCTGTcgcctctcccacccccagagccTCCCCCAAGGTCCACGCAGATCCCTCGTCAGCACCCACAGCAATGGTTGTGCCCACAGCTCTGCAGCAGACAAGGCACCGGGAATGGGGCCAAGCTCCTGTCCTCCCGCCTCACCCCCATGACTGTACTTGGGGCCCCCATGGATTCCCACTCCTGCCAGCCCAGCGTCTCGCCTCAGCTGGGTGCTGCTTCTGTCCCTGAGCCTCTCCCTTCCTGGGTGGGGGCCCAGCCTGCTCCTGGAAGGGCCCCTCACAACCTGAACGTCTTCCCAGAGCACTCTCCTCTCCGGCCCAGATCTCCGTGGGGAGGGGTGACCCACTCACCCTCGAGATCCCTGCTGAGACGGGTCCGTGGTGGCTTCTGTGCGCGTGCTGCGTGTTCTCCCACGAGCCAGGACTGCCCATCAGCAGAGGTGCACGCAGCAAGGGCGCCCCTAGCACGCGCAGGTGTCCTGCTGCCCACGTCCACGGGAacggcagcagcagcaggactGCTGGGCCCCCATCTGTGTAGCCGGACATGGGCCTCTGTGGTGACAGAGTAGCGGCCCAGCCCCGGGCCGGTGGGAGGAGCCGCAGGAGGGCCGTGCACAGTCAGGCTGGCCTGTTCCTCGCGGGCACTGGGCATCTTGGCTGGGCCAGAAAAGGGAGGCAGCTCTCCAGGCCAGAGACCTCGCACCTGCTTGGGGTTGTCCGAGATGGAGCCCGCTGTAACTTTCTTCTGGCTTTTTCTATAAAGGTGACTCACGTACCCTCCCTTTCTgagggttttgtgtgtgtttgttttgttttctaattgcaGTCAGAACGAAGAAAGCCTCCACATCAGGAGAACAGGGCCAGTCTTTCAAGTGCCTGCTCCCCTTCCTGGTCCTGTTCCCATGGGCTGGAGAGACCAGTATGGCTTGGAGGGCAGCACGGTTCCAGGCCTGTGGGCTGGCGGGCGCCCGAGAGGAGAGCAGATGAGCAGCCAGCCTGGTGGTAGCAGGGAGTAGCTGGCCCACAGGAGGGTGCTGGGCCCCACACCAGGTTAGAGCACACAGTGGGGCTGGCCTGAGAAATGGCAGCCCCAAGCTCCCCGCCCGGGGCGAGCCCATAGTGACTCAAATCGTCACTGTGTATGCGTCCACAGCTGTGCAGGGCCCCTTTCCTCGAGCTTGGCTGTGCGCACATCCCAGAGAGGGCAGCCTCCAGACAGGCCAGACGTTTCCCTCCAGAAAAGCCTGAGAGGACCCAAAAGCTGAGCTGACATCCCACACATGAGGCTGGCTGTGCGGTGGGAAGCCTTCAGAGGGAACAAAGCTGTGTGGTCACTTCTTCCAATGTGGAGGGATCACCTCTTGGGCCCCAAAAGCCCTACCCTTTAGAGGAGAGCAAGGCTGAGGTTCGCAAGGACAGAGTCTCGTGGTCAAAGCTGGATCCATTTGTGGACTTGGTGTCGTTGCACTGCCGTCCGGGCCTCTGCTGCCTCAtggggggccctggggccagCCTGTCAGAAGGGCATGGTACAGTAGCTGCCTCCCACAGGGCAGGAGAGACCCAGTGAATGCCGGCCGAGGACAGAGTGAGAGACTGGTGGACGTGCAGGACGTGTCTGAGTGTCCGCTGGGAGGCCCCTAGGGGCTGGAGCCCTTTTGGGTTCTCTGCCCCATCCCGGTTTCTAGGGACTTAGCGATTTccaggcgctctctctctctctctccctttggccCCAGCTGTGTGTCCTCAGCCGGGTGACAGTCCTTGCAGATGCTCTTATGCATAAAAGAAAAGCCATTTTCTTCCAAGATCCCCTCTGGGCttcaataattatatttcaagaaGATGCTTTCCTAGACTTGCCAATTTCCAACCCTTGGAGACCTCTTGGCCGCCTCCCGGTCGTGTCGTGCTCCGCTTGAGCTGTGTCGGGAGGCTCTTGGGGCAGGGTTATGGGCTCAGCACGGGAGCGTGGAAGTGCTGGAGAAGGCTGAGAGGAGGGAACCCGCAGACCCCTGGGCGTGATGGAGGAGGACGTCTGGTGGCCGCGGGTCTGGCCTGAACACCCCTCTGGGCATCTCTCCTTGCTGGCTTGGAAAACCGAGGAGGCACCCTCTGCTCTGGGCCCTGAGCTAGTACTTTGGGGATCTCCGGTTTCTTCCTTATTGGTACCGGCAAGCGCCCGAGATGCCAGCTCTGTAGGAGTCACGCAGACACAGCCTTGAGGCCCTGCTGCAAGAGCAGGCGCAGGCCTGGTCCCCGGTGGCTGACCAGTGAACCAGCACGCGGGCAGAGAGGGCCCTGCAGGCCACGGGTTTGGAAGGGAGGCCTGTGCGTGGGAGGCCAGGCCACGGGGAAGATGAGCTGACAGGAAAGCTGGGAACAGAGACAGGCCACACCTCTGCTCAGCAGCCTGAGGAGCCCTGAAAAACCAGGAGGGGCCGTTGTCCCAAGCAGCAGGGGTGGTGCCCGTGTTAGGAGCTGCCAGGCCTGGGTGGTGGAGGGGGACAGACGGGGACAGGTGCACAGTGGGGCCTCGGTGCGTCCTGGGACACCAGTCCGAGGTGGCTTTCCTACTTTGAGGAAGCGGCTCTGAGTTCAGGCACTGCCTTGAACCCTGGCCTGCCGCATTCTACCCTACGCGGGGGAGCCCTGAAACAGGAGCTCGGCAGTGAAGGTGGCTGCTTACACGGACACTCCCGCCTTGCAGAGGGAGTGGGGCTAGCAACCTGTGAACTGGCGCAACACACCGTCAGGAAAGGTGCACGTGCCCCAAATTTTGGGGAGTGTCCACCTAGTTGAAAATTCCGTCTCCGGAGCCTTCTGCCAGGACTGGTGCCCAGGCTTACTGCTTACCCAACCGGGGGGCGCTGGTTAGGCGGGTAACGTActacctcagtttctccagcttAGGAGACTCTCATGTGAC
Proteins encoded in this region:
- the GPR146 gene encoding probable G-protein coupled receptor 146, with translation MWSCGPLNGTGSVEDQLLCQHFYVVLSVFSLLYLVIGVPVGLGYNALLVLVNLYDQSSMTMPDVYFVNMAVAGLVLSVLAPVHLLGPSASGWALWGFSSEAHITLLVLFNVSSLVTMYSTALLSLDYYIERALPRTYMSSVYNTRHVCGFVWGGALLTSFSSLLFYICSHVAARIVECSKMQDTEAADAIMVFIGYLVPTLAVLYALALISRIRKEDTPLDQDAGRLDPSVHRLLVATVCTQFGLWTPHYLTLLGHTLLALRGKPMDGHHLGILLFAKDLSRFLAFSSSSVMPLLYRYINRNFPSKLRRLIKKMHCGHQSCSPDQVAVQQVMA